From the genome of Methylocystis echinoides:
CGACGCGCAGCACCATCCCGTCCCGCAGATTGAGCGGCCCGTCCACGAGCGGAACGCGCGCATGCAACTCGGCGAGCGCCGAATCCGAGAGCGCGACAGCGCCCTGCCCCGGCCCCGACGGCCGCATTCGGAACCGAAGCTGGTTGAGCCGCGATCCCATTCGCGCGCGAATTGAAAAGCTGCGCGGCGAGACTTCGGCGTAGAGCGGCCCCTGATAGCCGGGCTCGACTTCGTCGAAGCGATCGCCGCGATCGGTGATGAGGCGGGTGAAAATATCGAGCCGCCCGGTCGAGCTCTTGGGGTTGGCCGCGCCGGAGACGCTCCCGGACAGCGCGAGGCTCTCGAGCAACGGCACGACATAGACGCAGCCGCGCTCGAGGATGGCCCCGTCGCCTTGAAGGGACATTTCGTCATAAGCCAGCGCCGAGAGGATGTCCTTGACGCTGCGATCCTTGCCGGGAAGGAAGCTGGCCCGTACCCGATACGCTGTGGCGCCGAGCCGGAGATCGAGGCTCGCAGGCTGAATTTGCCCCTTGGCGAGCGGCGCGCAGACGCGGATCGTCCCCGTCTCGGCCATGGCGGCGATCTGCCGGCTGGAGAGCACGCCGCCCTGAGCATGTTCTGGAGGCGTCATGCCGCTTCAACTCCTGGACCCAAGAAAGCTCTCAAACGTGGGATAGCGCCGAGCCTGCAAAAGGGCAAATAGCCGCCCCGCCATTTCAGGAGATTGACAGGCCCGCCCGCTTTTCGGATTACTGCCCCGTGGTTATTTGAGCCGGCCGGCTTGCCGCCACGTTAAACCAAAGCGCTAAAAGGCCGGGTCTCCCGCCGGAAACCCGTTTGCTATCAAGCCGCGGCCCGCGTGTCGGCGCCGCTTTCAGGATGCGGCGCGTCGGCGCGCCCGGAGGGAGAGAAGAATGTCCAAAGACGGCCTGCGCAAGCTCAAGCCGGCGACGCAGCTCATCCATGGCGGGACGACGCGCTCCACCTTCGGCGAGATGTCGGAGGCGCTGTTTCTCACGCAGAGCTTCGCCTATCCGACGATGGAGGCGGCCGAGGCGCGCTTCAAGGGCGACGATCCGGGCTTCATTTACTCCCGCTTCTCCAATCCGACCGTCGCCATGTTCGAGCAGCGCATGATCCTGCTCGAGGGCGCGGAGGCCGCCCGCGCGACGGCGAGCGGCATGGCCGCCGTCACGGCGAGCCTTCTTGCGCAAGTGAAGGCGGGCGACCATGTGGTCGCGGCGCGTGCGCTGTTCGGGTCGTGTCTCTATGTCGTCGAGGACCTGCTGCCGCGGCTGGGGGTCGCCTCGACCCTCGTCGACGGCGCCGACCTCGCCCAGTGGAAAGCGGCGGTTCGTCCCGAAACCAGGCTGTTCTTCCTCGAAAGCCCGACCAATCCGGGGCTCGAGGTCTATGATCTGAAGGCCATCGCCGACATCGCCCATGACGCGGGCGCGCGGTTCGTCGTCGACAATGTCTTTGCGACGCCGCTTTTGCAAAAGCCTTTCGAGCTCGGCGCCGACGTCGTCGTCTATTCCGCCACGAAACATATCGACGGCCAGGGACGCTGTCTCGGCGGCATTATTCTCTCCTCACAGGCGATCATCGAGGAGAGCATCCATAATTTCCTGCGCCAGACCGGCCCGGCCATGTCGCCGTTCAACGCCTGGGTGATGCTCAAAGGTCTGGAAACCCTCCCGCTGCGCGTCGGCCAGCAAACGGCGAGCGCGGGACGAATTGCGGATTTTCTCGCCGAACAAACGGGCGTGACCAAGGTGCTCTATCCCTTCCGCCCGGACCATCCGCAGGCGGAGCTCGCGCGGCGGCAGATGAGCGGCGGCGGCACGCTGGTGAGCTTCGTCATGGAGAGCAAAGAGCAGGCCTTCAAGCTCGCCAATGCGCTCCAGATCATCAAGATTTCGAACAATCTGGGCGACGCCAAGAGCCTGATGACGCATCCGGCGACGACCACCCATCAGCGCCTGACCCCGGAGGCGCGGGCGACGCTTGGGATAACCGACGGCATGCTGCGCCTGTCGGTCGGTCTGGAAGACGTCGAGGATCTGATCGAGGATCTCGCCGAAGGCCTCGCCGCCTCCAGGCGGTGAAACTTCCGCGTCGACGCCGCAAGGAGGGACCGGCGTCGACGCGGGCGTAGCGCATGCTGCCAAGAAGATCAGGCCGGCGGCGCGCGCGCCCGGTTCGACAGGCGGGGCCGAGGCGCCGGCGCGGCGTGGTCCGCCACCATCCAGGGGAGGCTAACAGGCTGGATGGCCGCCTTGCCGACGTGACCGGGCCACGCCGCTGGGGGAGCGGCGCCGCGGCAGAGCGTCTGACAGAGGACGCAGTCAATGCCACGGTCGTTTGCGGGGCCCGGCCGCCCCTTCTGCGCGTCGGACAGGGGGGCGCCCGACGCGAAACAGATAAAAAAAGACGCGAAAGTGTCCGATGGTCCCGCGACTGCGCGCGCGGCGAGCGGCGCCGCGAAGGGCGCGCTCGTCACCAGCGCGGCCGCCGTCAGCAGAACGCGCCCGACCACATGGCCGATCAGGCTCGCCGCTTTGGCGCGCAAGGACAGGAGGGAGACCATTCGCGTCACTGCCGCGTCCGCTTATGACGCGACGCGCGGAAACCGCGCTCGGCGCTCGAGATCGATGAGGCGGATGGCGCCGCCCTGCACGTCCCGCCACAAACCGAGCGGCCCCAGCGTCGCGCCTGAGGCGACGACGATGCTGCGCTCCTGTTTTTCTCGTGTTTTGAGCGTTGCGAGCGCCGCTTGCGCCAAAGCGCAACTACGGCCGCTCGGCGGCTTCTTGATGCCCATTGCATTTCTCCCGATGGCCGCTTTTCCACGGCCTCTTCCGTTGCATGGCCAAACGCATGCGCGTCCTGAAGACAGGCGATCGCCGCATTGTGCCGTCAGCGTGTGAAGATCAGGAGAAACTCGGCGGCGCGCGGGCCTGACGCGCAAAATCGCGCGGCGTCGCAACTGGAAGGCGCTCCGACGCCGCCCACTGGACCGGCGCCCAATCGACCGACCTGACGCCAAGCGTCATGGGACGCGCAGCGACCGGAGCGACGCCATCGCAGAAGGACTGGCACAGGGCGCAGTCATGATGACGGTGGTGACGATGCGTATGACCGGGCGCCTTTTGCGACGCATGTTCGGCCGCGGCGTTCAGG
Proteins encoded in this window:
- a CDS encoding 2'-deoxycytidine 5'-triphosphate deaminase codes for the protein MTPPEHAQGGVLSSRQIAAMAETGTIRVCAPLAKGQIQPASLDLRLGATAYRVRASFLPGKDRSVKDILSALAYDEMSLQGDGAILERGCVYVVPLLESLALSGSVSGAANPKSSTGRLDIFTRLITDRGDRFDEVEPGYQGPLYAEVSPRSFSIRARMGSRLNQLRFRMRPSGPGQGAVALSDSALAELHARVPLVDGPLNLRDGMVLRVALGAEAFGGVVGYRAQKHTDVIDVDRVGAYRVDDYWDRLPARDGRLILDPGDFYILASRERLAIPPDLAAEMAPMDAAIGEFRVHYAGFFDPGFGAGPDGRPAARAVLEVRSREVPFVLEDGQFIGRLVYERMAETPEALYGEGGVSNYQGQGLKLAKHFGAK
- a CDS encoding O-succinylhomoserine sulfhydrylase produces the protein MSKDGLRKLKPATQLIHGGTTRSTFGEMSEALFLTQSFAYPTMEAAEARFKGDDPGFIYSRFSNPTVAMFEQRMILLEGAEAARATASGMAAVTASLLAQVKAGDHVVAARALFGSCLYVVEDLLPRLGVASTLVDGADLAQWKAAVRPETRLFFLESPTNPGLEVYDLKAIADIAHDAGARFVVDNVFATPLLQKPFELGADVVVYSATKHIDGQGRCLGGIILSSQAIIEESIHNFLRQTGPAMSPFNAWVMLKGLETLPLRVGQQTASAGRIADFLAEQTGVTKVLYPFRPDHPQAELARRQMSGGGTLVSFVMESKEQAFKLANALQIIKISNNLGDAKSLMTHPATTTHQRLTPEARATLGITDGMLRLSVGLEDVEDLIEDLAEGLAASRR
- a CDS encoding DUF2946 family protein, with translation MPRRWLTFALFALALAVQAITPAANGVATAHEAFGLSEICLNAAAEHASQKAPGHTHRHHRHHDCALCQSFCDGVAPVAARPMTLGVRSVDWAPVQWAASERLPVATPRDFARQARAPPSFS